GATGGCAACAGTGTCACCGTCGCAACCAACCTAAATGATAATTCGCAACTCTTGGTCGATTCACTCGGCAATGAGTCTTTTCTTACGTTTGATGCCCGCGGCAACACAATCTTCGAACGCGACGCAAATGGCAATGAGACTCAGCGAACGTACGATTCGAATAACAACGTGCTTTCGGAAACTGACGCACTGGGACACACGACATCGTGGACATACGACAGTTTCGGAAATGTGATCACTGAGACGAGGCCGGGCGGTCAGCTAACCCGCTTCACTTACGTAAATCCTGCTCGAGGATTGATCGCAACCGTTACTGCCCCGTCGGGACACACCGAGACCAACACTTATGACACTGCCGGGAATCTGTTATCGGTGTCCGGGGAAGGTATCGACCGCACAAGTTATACCTATGACCAGCGTGGCAACATCGCGTCAGTAATCGAAAACGAGCTTGTCGTCCAGTCGTACTTGTACGACGCCAGCGGGAACCTGATTCAAGAAACCGACGCTGAAGGAAACGTTTCTGAATTCACATTCGATTCAGATGGCAATCAACTGACATCAACGCAGATTTTGCAGACAGATTCAGGAGTTGAAAGACTCACTACTCAATACGAATATGACAATGAAGGACGTCTGGTCCGCATCACCGATGCGTTGGGTGCACTCACGCAATATGAGTTCGATGCAGCAGGACGCCGCATTGCAGAAATCGACGCACTCGGTCGTAGAACACAGTTTATCTATGATCCGAGAGGATTACTTACAGCGACGATTTTTCCAGACTCCACTACCGATCTCAGTGACAATCCTCGGGAATTTACGGAATACGACGCCAATGGACGGAAGATTGCGGATGTGGACCGCAACGGGCGTCGCACGAGCTATGTCCTTGATTCTGTAGGAAATTTGCTCGTGACTGTGTTTCCAGACGCGACGCCAGGTGATAACACAGATAACCCACGTGTACGCCATGAATACGACGAGTTGAACCGACCTGTTGCGCTCGTCAATGAACGAGGACACCGGACAACATATCAATACGACGCCGTCGGCAATCTCATTTCGGTGACAGACGCATTATCGAATGTGTCACTTAATCGGTTTGGTCCTGACGGCCAGCAAATCGCAACTGTCGATGCACTGGGCAATGAAACAAAGTACGAGTATGACGATCTTGGTCGCGTGATTCGAACCACTCTAACTGACAGCACGTTCGCATCAGTCGAGTACGATGCACGAGGTCAAAGGATTGCCGAGATTGACGAGCTAGGCAAGCGAATTGAATATGCTTACAACGCCGCGCGCGAACTCATAGCTGTCATTGATCCCACTGGAGCGGAGACGTCTTACGTTTACGACTCACTTGGCAACGTTGTTCGACAGACTGACGCGAATGGTCATGAAACCAAGTACGAATACGATGTTTTAAGCCGTTTGGTCAGCACACAGCGGCCGTTAGGGCAAATTGCAACCAGAACGTTCGACGCGGTTGGAAACGTTGTGTCGGAAACAGATTTCGATGGAGAGACAGTCCGATTTGTCTATGACGCCCTTGATCGGCCGATTCTCAAAGAGCTGCCAGACGGAACCAATATCGCTTATTCTTATGATGCTGTTGGGAACTTACTTACCGTTCAGGATTCACGAGGTGTGACGGCCTTTAGCTACGATTCGCAGGATCGTTTAGTATCGCAGACGAATCCCGATGGGACGTTTTTACGATACAGCTACGACGCTTCGGGCAACCGCACAAGTTTGGAAACTCCGTCTGGTGAGGTACAGTACGACTACGATGCGTTGAACAGGTTGACGTCGGTCATCGACGTCGACGGAGACCAAACGTCGTACACGTACGACTCGTTGGGACGCCTTACGCTGACGCAGCATGCAAATGGCACCAGCGAAGTTCGTGTTTACGATGCAGTTGGGAACCTTCTATCGCTCGATAATCTCTCGCCGTCGGGCACGATTATTGAGTATGACTACACTTACAACGCTAAGAGCTTCCTGACATCGGCCATCGACAACTACGGCAGAGAAGTGGCCTACCAATACAGCGCGAACGACCGGCTGATCTCCGAAATTGTAATAGATCCGGTCAATGGCAACAGGACGACAACATACACGTACGATTCGGTGGGAAATCGGCTGTCGCGGCAAGATTCAATCGATGGGAATACGTCATACGTTTACGATTCAAATGACCGGTTGATCTCAGAGTCTGAGAACGGAGTAACTACAACACGTTCGTACGACGCTGCGGGGAATTTGCTTACGGTCTCGGTGAACGGCACACTGACAGCAAGCTACCAATGGGATGCAGAGGGACGCCTGATTGCCGCCGACACCGATGGTGACGGCGCAATTGACGTTGAGTACCAATACGACGACTTTGGAAATCTCGTCACCCGCACGGTAGCAGGTGACGTACAGAAGCTATTGGTTGACAACAATTTGCCATACGCGCAGCTCGTTGAAGAATACACAACTGGCGGTGTAGTCGAAGCTCACTACGTCTTTGGGGTTCAGCGGATTTCTCAAACCTCCATTTCAGGAGAGATCACCTACCACTTTGATCGCTTGGGAAGCACAACGGCATTGAGTGATAGCGCTGGTGTGGTCACGGACACGTACGTATACGACGCATTCGGTCGCAGGATGGCAACTACAGGGAATACAGCGAACTCGTTCCTCTTCACGGGGGAATTCCGCGATCCGATCACTGGACTGGACTATCTGCGAGCTCGACATTTGAATACAGAAACCGGAAGGTTCGTTTCAACCGACCCATTCAGCGGCGTCTTTCGTGAACCGCGAACGTTGCATCGCTACATTTACGCGAACAATAGCCCCCTGAATTTCACTGACCCTAGCGGCGAAATAGGCCTTATTGGACTCCTTAAGGCCACATCGTTCATAACGATTCCGTTTGCCATTGGCTTCGGGGTGAACGTAACGTCTCAAGCCATTACGAAAGGTAAGATCGATTGGTGGGAGGCAGCAAGGGCTGGGACGATTACTGCCGCAGCGGCTAATGGCGTTCCATTGCCGATTATTGCGGCCGTAAGTGCTGCCAATGAGTTGGAGTTAATCCACTGGGGCCGCGATGTAATTGGGAATGACGTCGCGACTCAAATTCTGGTTCAAGGACTCACCCTTGGATATGCATCGGGGGTCGGTGCTGCTGGAAGTCAGTTGTCGGCACAGAGTGGCGGCTTGATTTCCACCAACGCCCTCGCATTGGCCGGTGCCATCGACCAACTAATTGGAGTTGCCACGAACCAGCAGGGCAACTTTAAGGACTTGCTGCAAGAACTCTCCCAAAACAACGAACTCTTGCAAACTGTTGTCTGGAAGAAGCATACAAAGGACGGGGGTACTTTTCATCAGGGTGAAATTGCTCAGCTCTTTTAAAGTGCGAGCGTCCGGTCTTGTAAAGTTTTGAAGGTTGACCATCGGTTTGGCATTTGACGAGTTATTGTCGAAAGTTGTGTTCTTGAGTGAATGAGAAAGGTGGCGCATCCTGTTGGAACTTCTCCTCTCCAACGGCCCGAAGTGGGCAAAGGAATACGCTATGAGCAAGACTAAAACAGACCGAACCAAAGTGCCAGTGGGTCAAGCGCTCGATCCCGAAGTGATTTCCTTTCGGGCTCAGTTCGACGAGCGAAGTCCGCTCGACGAGATTGTCCGTGAGGGAGCCAGGCGGATGCTACAAACCGCAGTCGATGCCGAGGTGGATGCGTTCGTCGCCATGCATGCGGATCGGACTGACGAGCACGGCCGGCGACTGGTCGTCAAGAACGGAAGCCTTCCGGAGCGGGACATCCTCACCGGTGCCGGAGCGATTCCGGTCACTCAGGGGCGTGTCCGCGACAACGATCCTGATCGCGAAAAACGGGTGGCTTTCTCGCCAAGCGTGCTTCCGAGCTATCTGCGAAAAACGAAGGCCATTGAAGAACTCATCCCCTGGCTTTACCTCAAAGGAATTTCCACGGGTGACTTCAACGAGGCGTTGCAGTCGCTCGTCGGCGAGCGGGCCGCCGGGCTGAGTCCCAACGTGGTTTGCCGGCTCAAGGATCAGTGGTGCAGCGAATACGATGACTGGAGCAAGCGGGATCTATCGAACAAGCAGTACGTTTACATCTGGGCCGACGGCATTCACGCGAAGGTCCGACTGGAGGATGACGCCAATAAAAAGCAGTGTTTGCTGGTGCTGATGGGGGCTACGCCGGAAGGCCAGAAAGAATTGATCGCGGTGCTGGACGGTTACCGCGAGAGCGAGCAGAGCTGGTGCGAGTTACTGGTCGACTTGAAGCAACGTGGCCTGCAATTGTCACCGAAGGTTGCCGTTGGCGATGGTGCGCTTGGCTTCTGGGCCGCGATCCGCAAAGTATTCCCCGAGACTCGTGAACAACGCTGTTGGGTTCACAAGACGGCCAATGTTCTCAACAAGATGCCTAAGAGCGTTCAACCCAAAGCGAAAGGCGACCTGCACGAAATCTGGCAGGCAGAAACGAAGGACGATGCGAACAAAGCGTTCGATAAATTCATTGAAAAGTACGGTGCGAAGTATGCAGCGGCTTGCGATTGCCTGAAGAAGGACCGCGACGAGCTGCTGACGTTCTACGATTTCCCGGCCGAACACTGGAGCCACTTGCGGACAACCAACCCGATCGAATCCACCTTCGCGACGATCCGCCTTCGTCACCGCAAGACCAAAGGCAGCGGAACAAGACGGGCGAGCTTAGCGATGATGTTCAAGCTGGCTCAGTCAGCATCGAAGAAATGGAGACGACTCAACTGCCACGAAAAGATCACACTCGTCATCGAAGGACGTTCCTTCAAAGACGGAATCATGCAGGATGATATCGCCGCCTAAATCAAAAACCCAAAACACAACATTTGACAATTGCTCTCCCGTTGGTCACTTACGATTCACGACAGGCGACGTAGCCGTCATCGCTCCGCGTGACGAGCCGCGCGGGGATTGCATTTGGCCAATCACAACATGCCGTCCGGACGGTTGAGCGGCGTTGAAGCAGACGCTCCGAACCGTACACGTCGTTCCCGCTGGCTACTACGGCGCGCTGCACTGGCGTGGTGATGTTAGTCGAGCAGATGGGAGTGGTCGGTTCTGTTGAGCGGGGCGTACTCGACTCGGAGAGTCGAGCCACATAGAGTTTCCCCTTGCTGTGGAATGATTGTGGGTCGACTCTCCGAGTCGAGAAGGTACTACGGCGCGCTGCACTGGCTTGGTGATGCATATAGGGCAAAAATGCGAGTGGTCGGTTTTGTTGAGCGGGACGTACTCGACTCGGAGAGTCGAGCCACAATGTTGGCGCATACTAAATCAACCTCCCAGCGCCCAACGGAAGCAGCGACGGCGATTCAGCCTTCGCCCTGTTCACTCGCCCACCACGCCAATCGGCGGCGGGGCCGTCCCCGCTCCAGCGGCGAGGAGGGTGGATTGGGTGGAGCGGCACATGTCGAGGAGTTCGCCGGCGATCTGCATCAGCTCAATATGATCGTGATCTTCTTCCATTGTCTGGCGGAGCGTGACCGCGAGTTTTGCGATCGACATCAGGCCGTGAGTTGTTGCGGTGATTTGCAGCGTTTCGATGATGTCGGCCAGATGAATCATGTCCTGGTCGTCGAGTGCTGAAATCAACTGTTCCAGCAGCAGGCCGATGCTGAGTGCCGATTCGCGAGTGACGGTCAATTCGTTTTCGGCGTGCACGTGATGTCGCAGTTTCAGGGCACCGATGAACCGTTCGACCAGCTCCGGATCGAACTGACTTCCCGCACACTTGCGCAGTTCGGCGAAGGCTTCGGATCGAGTCAGCTGGCCTCGGTAAGACAGTTCCGATACCATCGTGTCGTAGGCATTTGCGATGGACAGAATACGAGCGGCGATGGACGGTTTGTGGTCCGGGCCAGCACCGCGATCGGCGTTGGTCATGTCGTAATGCACGACGTGCTGCTCCACAATTTCGGTCAGCACAGACGCTCCAAACGAGCCGCGAACCATGTCGACGCCCATGCGATTGTACCGGTGGACCATGTCGAGTTCCTCCGGTGAGAGCTTGCCCGTCTTTCGCAGAATGGAATCGGGGATGCCGATTTTGCCAATGTCGTGCAGCAGCGCGGCGATTTCCAGAACGTAACATTCGCGCAAAGACAGCAGTCCTTCGCCGGTGGCCACGCACAGGTCGGCAACTCGGCGGCTGTGAATCGCCGTGGCCTGGTCACGATGAGACAGTGCGGAGGTCAGCGCGGCAACGGCATGAAACGGAATGGCAGAAGCGGCTCGGTTTGCTCCTTCGTCGTCACGCGGCGGAGTTGCTTCGTCGGTTTCCTTTGCCATGTTGTGTTTGGCAACGTCCCACCGAGCGACTCGGTTTCGTCCGTTGCGTTTGGCGGCGTACAGGCTGCGGTCGGCCTGATCCAGAAGGTCCTGCGGCGATTCGGGAGACTCAGACGTGGCCGACACGCCAAGGCTGGCGGTGATGACAAAATTCGAAACGCGTTCAAATTTCAACGCCATGATCGCCCGTCGAATTTCTTCCGCTCTCAATTCTGCCTGATCAATCGTGGCGTCGGGCAGCAGCACAGTGAATTCTTCGCCGCCGTACCGGCACACTAGTTCGCCTTCGGCCACAGTCTTCATTATGACTGCCGAAACCAGTCGCAGCACTTCGTCGCCGAACCCGTGTCCGTGGCTATCGTTAATGGCTTTGAAATGGTCGATGTCCACCATGATCGCCGCGAGTGCCGTGCCGTGCGTCTGCATTCCCTTCCACAGCGTTTCGTAGTCGCGGAAGAAGCTGCGCCGGTTCAGGCAGCCGGTGAGTGTGTCGCGAGTCGCCAGCCATTCCAGTTCGCGGTTTTGCCTTCGAATTTCTTCCGACGAAGTTCGCAAAGACGTCAGTGCTGTGCGAAGTTCCTGTTGCTTGTTTTGAAGTTGAGTCACGTCTTCAAAACTGGCCACGACACCTCGGCTTTGATTCTGTCCGTCCAGTACCGGCACAGTGCTGACGGAGTAGGTCCGCTGTTTCTCACCAGTACCGCGTGTTAGCAGAACTCCGTTCACCGGACGCGCGGTATGGGCCGTGGTTAGCCATGGCAGGTCGACCGTAGGATCGTCGCCGACAACTTTGAAGCCAAAGCGTTCTGGTCGAGTGCCAATTAATTCGGCGGCGTCAACACCGGCGGCAGCTGCGAACGAATCGTTGGCAAGGACGATCGACTGACAGCGGTCCAGTACCAGCAAACCTTCGGCCAACGCGTTGAGCGCGTCGCGGACTCGAGTCGGCACGACTTTGCTCGGATTGATGTGCCGCATCACGCGGTTTAGATAAAGGGAAAATGCGACGGTGCCCACGGTTCCCACAATCAGGGTCAGCAGCAGGTCGGGGCGGAGCACGAAACCGAAAACCCGGATCTCCGAACCAGGCGTCCAGGCAATTTCCATCCGACCCCAGTTGCGTGAGTTGGAGGAAATTGGAACGGCCGTTTCGACGTCTGAGTCAACGGTATTAGTCGAAGAGGTCCAGATTTCGTCGTGCGGACCGGATTGCAGAATCAAGCTACCGTCTGCCTCGCGGATGCCGATGGAACGCACGTCACCATTGCGTTCGCGGATTTGGTCGAGTGTAGTCTGCAATTCTTCCGAATCCATTCGCGACGCCAGAGCCATAAAACTGACGGCGGTGGATTCGCCAAAGCTGCGGCGGGACTGATGTTGAAGCGGCGCAGGATTAGGGATCACGCCCATCAGCCCGGCAATAAGCAGAATGCTTACGGTCAGGCTCACGAGTCCGAGGACGATACGATTGATTGACGATAGTTGAGGCATCGTCGGGGTTTAGATCCGAAAAGTGCGGTTTGAAGGGTTCTTCGTGAGAAGCGTAGCTCGACAGCCGACCCCTGCGGCGTTGACTTTCGGAAACATCGGGTGTTTGCCAATGCTCCTGATCCGCAGCCGTCCGGTTTTACGGACTTTGCCGCTCAGGGCCGGTACGCACCGGCGAGCGGTTGGCGTGGTGGATGGGTGAAGCAGGGTGAGGGCTGAAGCGCCGGCGTTGGTCGCGGGGGGAGCGCAGGCACGGGGACGAACGCGAAATCACGTCAAATGCAAGCGGAATTCTCGATTGTGGGGCTGTTGATCTCAGACCAGATGCAGGCATTTCCGATTCTGCGCTCGCGAAAATTTTCGACGGGATCTCGGCGGCGGATGGTCGAATGTAACTGCGGATAGCAAAACAAGCCCCGTTTCTGCAGTCAGATCACTGGCCAACCGTTGGTGACAGCAAAGGCTGTCGGTCTGCGCGTTCTGCGCGAACGACGTAATCGGCGGTGAATCGCGGAGTTGAGCCGTCGGAAAACTGGCGGGTTCGTTGTCTGGTCGCATTTTTGTCTTTGTTTTTGGCCCTCTTCGTGGTTGAATACACGGCTTCGCAGCGGTTGCCAGAGGCGAGATTCAACGTTGGGGAACGGCGAATTTTGGCATTTCCACTGGTCTGGGCGGTTCGTGAAGCAATCATTCGCGACTGGCCACGCCGCATAAGAGTGTTGGGTCACTCATCTGTTCGTAGGTTCGCAATCTGTCGATACGACTCGGCCACGCTGGACCTCAACTTTCTGAATTCACTGAGACATCACCAGGGACAAAGATGTACACACTGTTGACCGGAGCTACCGGGCTGGTTGGGCGCTACCTTGTGCGAGACCTACTACTTAACGGCCACAATCTGGCTGTGGTCGTCCGAACGTCAAAGAAGTTCGGTGCGCGGGAGCGTATGGAGCAGATTCTGCGGCATTGGGAAGAAGAACTCGGCCGCTCGCTGCCTCGTCCAGTAGTCCTCACGGGCGACATTTCCGCCGAAGGTTTCGCGCTAAGTGACGAAGACCGCGACTGGGTTGCGAACAACGTGGACACCATCATCCACAGCGCCGCGATTCTTGAATTCTATGGCGAAGACCGCAACGGCGAACCGTGGCGCACCAACCTCGGCGGTACCCGCAACATGATCAACCTGTGTCGTGAATTGAAGATTCACGACATTCACTACGTCTCCACTGCCTACGTCGCGGGAACTCAAACAACCACCGCGATGGAAGACGCTTTGGACGTCGGCCAGGGCTTCCGCAACGACTATGAAGAAAGCAAGTTTCTGGCGGAGAAGGAAGTTCGCGCGATTGACTTTGCGGATCACGTGACCGTCTACCGTCCGGCCGTCATTTCGGGCGACTCCATCACCGGCTACACCAACACGTATCACGGAATTTATCTGTACCTGCGTCTGATGGCACTGATGATTCCTGCTCAACCAGTGGCCGAAGACGGCACTCGACACACGCCGATTCGTCTGAGTATGACGGGCGAAGAAACTCGCAACATCATTCCGGTCGAATGGATTTCTGCGGTCACCGTGCGTCTGTTTGAAACTCAGGAAGCTCGCGGCGGCACGTACCACATGGCTCCGGACAATCCGATGACGTCCGGCGACATGATTCGTTGGAGTGGCGAGTACTTCAATTCCACGGGCGTTGAATTCTGTGGTCACGATTTCGTACCGGAAGAAACCGACCGCGACGAAAACGAAGATCAGTGGATGTTCGAACGACTCGCGAAAGAAAACATGGGCACGTATGAGCCCTACGAACGCACCGACAACGTGTTCGACATGACCAACCTGAAGAAGTTTGCGGGCGACATTGTTTGTCCGGAAATCGATCGCACGGTGATCCATCGGTATCTGGATTACGGCGAACAGGACAAGTGGGGCAAGCGACGGCCAAAGCCGCTGACCAACGAAAGCTGGGCCGACGAAGTTCTGGGCGAAACCAATGGTGCGTCCCTTCCGGCCGGCGACCATTCGACAGTCGGCGTGGACGTTTTGGGGCCTGGTGGCGGCCAGTTTTCTGTGAGCTATTCGTCAGACGGCATCGTGGGCGTCACAAGGGGCCTGCCCAATGACAACGTGCCACTGCTGCGATTGACGCTGGAAGATCTGGCGAAAATCCGTGAGCAACCGGAAGACGTCGCCGAGCAGTTTGTCAGCATGCTGGATCAGGTGCCTGCCGATTCCGCAGATTCCGTGGCTGCCGAATTGCTGGAAGTTCTGTCGAAGGACGGCCAACTGACGTCAGCGGGCTAACGGTCTGCTACAGAAACAGAACCGCAGGACGGGACCATGCGTCCCGCCCTGCGGTAATCTGAATCTGTTTCTGGACACGCGTTACGCGAACCTTATGCCGCTGCCGTGCGGCTTGGCCTTCGCGACCAGCCAGCACCGCCAGCGATTCCGTTCTTCATGCCGCCCATTCATCGGCTGCGGCAATCGTCTACCAGGCAGTCTCGGTCGACATAAGCGTTTCTTCGGTGAGAACTTCAACGACGTCGGCAGTAATACGCAGGTCCGGCGTTGTGGACACGGCAACCTTCAGCATTTCGCACAGCCGGGCAAGTCGAGCGGGCGAACCCTGTCCAAAGTCTGCGATGGAATCCAGCGCCTCGGAGGTAATGCGAGTCGACGGGATTTGCTTTGACTGCAGCAGGCCGCTCGCAAACTGTTTGGATTCAGCATCGCTTAGCGGGTTCAATTCCACTCGCAGCGCCGACTGAGTGGTGCAAGTCATGGCGGGTGCTGGCTCGGCTGCTGCAACCACGCTGACCGCTCCTTCCGTTTGACCGTTCAGAGCCGACAGGAACTGGATTAGCGGACTCAAGTCTTCAGCCGCACGGTGCAGGTCATCCAAAATGACGACCGTTTCGTGCTGGCATAGGGCTCGGCCCGCAATCTCGTCACGGATCGCGGCCAGCATTTCGGTACGCGACTGTTCGCCCCGCAATGCGATGGAAAGTCCACCGCAAAGGTGCCACAAAAACGAAGCGTCGTCCAGCGCAGCGACGTTGATCAGCACGGCAGAATGTCCGAAGCGGCTGCATTCTGACTGCACCTGTCGCAGCAAAGTGGTCTTGCCGGTGCCTCGATCGCCGACCAGCAGCACAAACGGTTCGCCCTGTTCGGCGACATACAACAGGCGGCTAAGTGCTTCGGTGTGGGCGGGGCTTTCGAAATTCCATGTCGCTCCCGGTGTCTGGCCGAACATTCCTGTCTCCGATATCGTTGGTGGGCAAGTCGAGTCGATACAATCGGACTTATCGGCAGAGTAGGCAGATTTCGAACAGGGAATCGATCCGATTGTCCGCCGGAACCAAGATCGAAAATAACCGTTGGCGGGACAGGGGCGTCGTTCGCTTCAGGAATCGGCAGAATCTGCGACAATGAATCGCCCGAAACCGCTATATAAATTCCAGTCCATTGCCTTGAATCATCCATGACTGAACTGAACTATCAATCTGCCGGCGTTGACCTGGAACTTTACGAAAAGGCCATGCAGAAACTGCCAGGCCTCATGCAGCGAACGCGGACTCCCGGCGTAATGGATCTGCCAGGCGGGTTCGCTGGACTGTTCCGACTTTCGGCAGAAAGAAAATGGACCGACCCCGTGCTGGTTTCAGGCACGGACGGCGTCGGTACGAAGATCAAACTCGCAATCATGATGCAGCAGTTTGACACCATCGGCATCGACCTGGTGGCAATGTGTGTCAACGACTGCCTGTGCCTGGGAGCGACGCCGCTGTTGTTTCTGGATTACATTGCGATGGGCAAGGACAACCCCATCCTGCTGGAGCAACTGGTCACCGGAGTCAGCGACGGTTGCGTACGAGCGGGCGCCGCGTTGCTGGGTGGCGAAACAGCCATCATGCCGGATCTGTACGCTGACGGCGATTTCGATATGGCTGGCTTCTGCGTGGGGGCTGCTGATCGAGCGGAACTTGTGAACGGCAAAGAACGCATCGTGGCGGGCGACGTGCTGATCGGCATTCCTTCGTCCGGTTTTCACAGCAACGGATACAGTCTTATCCGCAAGGCCGTGTTCGAACACGCGGGCCTTTCCGTCGAAGACAAGATTGCAGAACTGGACTGCACGGTCGGCGAAGCGTTGCTGCGGCCAACTCGCATTTACGCAGAAACTCTAACAGCGCTGCAGACGTCTGTCGGCAACCAGGCGATGCATGGGATCGCTCATATTACCGGCGGCGGCCTGTGCGAGAACTTCGAACGCATCATGCCGTCTGGTTTGACGGCGAAGTTTCAGCGTTCGGCTTTGAAAGTGCCCGCGCTGTTTTCGTGGCTGCAGGGGCTGGGCAACATTGTGGACGCCGAAATGTGGCGAGTGTTCAACATGGGCATCGGCATGGTTATCGCCGTACCGCCGGAACACGTCGATGCCGCCGTCAGTGCATGTTCAACGGACGCCTATCCGGCAACGGTGATTGGCAGCGTCGAAGAAACCGATTCAGGCGACGCCGGAAGTGCGTCGCTGGTTTAAATAAAGCGGGAGCTCATCATGAGTTGGGAAACGACAAAGCCGGTCATCGTACCAATCGATTTTTCAGGCATGTCTGTGGACGCCATCAAAACGGCGCTGCGGCTGGCGGCTGATCCGAAGTCGGTGCACGTACTGCACGTCGTTCCGGTTCTGGACCAGATTGGTGCGGGCATGGTCGGCTGGGCGTTGCCAACCGATGAAGAACGCAATTCGTCGGTGCAGGAGCACTTCCGTGAATTTCTGGCAGAGCACGGCTTCACGCACCTTCGTGAGATCATTTTACAAGGCCAGCCCGGTGAGGAAATTGCTGAATATGCGGCAAAGGTTGAGGCTGGAGTGATTGTGATTCCGTCTCACGGCTATCATGGGGTCAAGCGGCTGCTGCTGGGGTCTGTGGCCGAAAAAGTGGTGCGGCTCGCCACGTGTCCCGTGTTCATTTTGCGTCGCGACGACGCTGAATAAAGTTACTTGCACGATCCGCTTTTCTCACGCTGTCGTCCACGGTACATTGGAAGATCAATCTCGGTCAGCACGATCCCGCGGACTCACCTGCCTTCGAATCCTCCCACTGGAAAATCTCTGATGTCAGACCACAACTTTTCGCGTCGCCGATTCATTCAGTATTCGTCTGCCGCTGCCGCACTTGCTGGCGGAATGCTGCCTGCCAACGCCATGAGTCTGCCGGAACCTGGCGGCTTGAAAGGTCGTCTGTATAAGACGTTGAAGATCGGCATGGTCAAGATCGACGGAAGCCTGACCGACAAGTTCAACGCCGTGAAGGAAGCCGGATTCCACGGCATCGAAATGAACGCTCCAGGAATGGACGTTGAGGAAACCAACAAGGCGATTCAGGAAACCGGACTGCCCGTTGACGGCACGGTGAACTCGACACATTGGCAGGTTCGACACACTGACCCCGACCCGGCCGTGCGAGCCAAAGCGTTGGAATCGCTGAAGAACGCGATCCGGATGACTCACGCGGTTGGCGGCAACACGGCGCTTTTGGTGGTGGGCAAAGGCGTGGACGGTCCGGCCGAAGAAATTTGGAAACG
This DNA window, taken from Fuerstiella marisgermanici, encodes the following:
- a CDS encoding sugar phosphate isomerase/epimerase family protein, which produces MSDHNFSRRRFIQYSSAAAALAGGMLPANAMSLPEPGGLKGRLYKTLKIGMVKIDGSLTDKFNAVKEAGFHGIEMNAPGMDVEETNKAIQETGLPVDGTVNSTHWQVRHTDPDPAVRAKALESLKNAIRMTHAVGGNTALLVVGKGVDGPAEEIWKRSIDNISQALPLASELGVYIAIENVWNQFLYDHEGDHNQTADQYVKFVDELNSPWVGMQFDIGNHWKYGSMGDWIRQLGRRIVKLDLKGFSRAEDKFKNITEGDLDWADVRKALLEINYTGWAAAEVGGGDLARLKQISANMDNAFGLV
- a CDS encoding universal stress protein, whose protein sequence is MSWETTKPVIVPIDFSGMSVDAIKTALRLAADPKSVHVLHVVPVLDQIGAGMVGWALPTDEERNSSVQEHFREFLAEHGFTHLREIILQGQPGEEIAEYAAKVEAGVIVIPSHGYHGVKRLLLGSVAEKVVRLATCPVFILRRDDAE